One Candidatus Aminicenantes bacterium DNA segment encodes these proteins:
- a CDS encoding DNA-3-methyladenine glycosylase I, producing the protein MKPPVRCWGDGDEFLAPYHDQEWGVPLHDDGKLFEFLVLEGMQAGLSWRTILAKRENFRRAFRGFDPDRVARYGRRDMERLLADAGIVRNRLKIASAVNNAKRFLEVQEEFGSFDAYSWRFVDGRPLLNRFKTPAELPARTPLSDAISADLKARGFTFVGSTIVYAHMQATGMVNDHIVPCFRHRQVAALC; encoded by the coding sequence ATGAAGCCGCCGGTCCGTTGCTGGGGCGACGGCGATGAATTCCTGGCCCCCTATCACGACCAGGAATGGGGGGTGCCCCTGCACGACGACGGCAAGCTTTTTGAGTTTCTCGTCCTGGAGGGGATGCAGGCCGGATTAAGCTGGCGAACCATCCTGGCCAAGCGGGAGAACTTCCGGCGGGCCTTCCGCGGCTTCGACCCGGACCGGGTGGCCCGCTACGGCCGGCGCGACATGGAGCGCCTGCTGGCCGACGCCGGGATCGTCCGCAACCGGTTGAAGATTGCCTCGGCCGTCAACAACGCCAAGCGGTTTCTCGAGGTCCAGGAGGAGTTCGGATCCTTCGACGCCTATAGCTGGCGGTTTGTGGATGGCCGGCCGCTCCTGAACCGGTTTAAAACCCCGGCCGAGCTGCCGGCCCGCACCCCGCTCAGCGACGCGATCAGTGCCGACCTGAAGGCCCGCGGTTTCACCTTTGTCGGCTCCACGATCGTCTATGCTCACATGCAGGCGACGGGGATGGTCAACGACCACATCGTGCCCTGTTTTCGGCATCGGCAGGTCGCCGCCCTCTGCTGA